Proteins from one Pongo abelii isolate AG06213 chromosome 19, NHGRI_mPonAbe1-v2.0_pri, whole genome shotgun sequence genomic window:
- the SYNGR2 gene encoding synaptogyrin-2 isoform X2, translated as MESGAYGAAKAGGSFDLRRFLTQPQVVARAVCLVFALIVFSCIYGEGYSNAHESKQMYCVFNRNEDACRYGSAIGMLAFLASAFFLVVDAYFPQISNATDRKYLVIGDLLFSALWTFLWFVGFCFLTNQWAVTNPKDVLVGADSARAAITFSFFSIFSWGVLASLAYQRYKAGVDDFIQNYVDPTPDPNTAYASYPGASVDNYQQPPFTQNAETTEGYQPPPVY; from the exons ATGGAGAGCGGGGCCTACGGCGCGGCCAAGGCGGGCGGCTCCTTCGACCTGCGGCGCTTCCTGACGCAGCCGCAGGTGGTGGCGCGCGCCGTGTGCTTG GTCTTCGCCTTGATCGTGTTCTCCTGCATCTATGGTGAGGGCTATAGCAACGCCCACGAGTCTAAGCAGATGTACTGCGTGTTCAACCGCAACGAGGATGCCTGCCGCTATGGCAGTGCCATCGGGATGCTGGCCTTCCTGGCCTCGGCCTTCTTCTTGGTGGTCGACGCATATTTCCCCCAGATCAGCAACGCCACCGACCGCAAGTACCTGGTCATTGGTGACCTGCTCTTCTCAG CTCTCTGGACCTTCCTGTGGTTTGTTGGTTTCTGCTTCCTCACCAACCAGTGGGCGGTCACCAACCCGAAGGACGTGCTGGTGGGGGCCGACTCTGCGAGGGCAGCCATCACCTTCAGCTTCTTTTCCATCTTCTCCTGG GGTGTGCTGGCCTCCCTGGCCTACCAGCGCTACAAGGCTGGCGTGGACGACTTCATCCAGAACTACGTCGACCCCACTCCGGACCCCAACACCGCCTACGCCTCCTACCCAGGTGCATCCGTGGACAACTACCAACAGCCACCCTTCACCCAGAACGCGGAGACCACGGAGGGCTACCAGCCGCCCCCTGTGTACTGA
- the SYNGR2 gene encoding synaptogyrin-2 isoform X1 has product MESGAYGAAKAGGSFDLRRFLTQPQVVARAVCLVFALIVFSCIYGEGYSNAHESKQMYCVFNRNEDACRYGSAIGMLAFLASAFFLVVDAYFPQISNATDRKYLVIGDLLFSALWTFLWFVGFCFLTNQWAVTNPKDVLVGADSARAAITFSFFSIFSWVGRPGAGSWVKGGGGWAPPPTCTLLCCPCRVCWPPWPTSATRLAWTTSSRTTSTPLRTPTPPTPPTQVHPWTTTNSHPSPRTRRPRRATSRPLCTEWQLGWEGGQRGPSPLPWTFL; this is encoded by the exons ATGGAGAGCGGGGCCTACGGCGCGGCCAAGGCGGGCGGCTCCTTCGACCTGCGGCGCTTCCTGACGCAGCCGCAGGTGGTGGCGCGCGCCGTGTGCTTG GTCTTCGCCTTGATCGTGTTCTCCTGCATCTATGGTGAGGGCTATAGCAACGCCCACGAGTCTAAGCAGATGTACTGCGTGTTCAACCGCAACGAGGATGCCTGCCGCTATGGCAGTGCCATCGGGATGCTGGCCTTCCTGGCCTCGGCCTTCTTCTTGGTGGTCGACGCATATTTCCCCCAGATCAGCAACGCCACCGACCGCAAGTACCTGGTCATTGGTGACCTGCTCTTCTCAG CTCTCTGGACCTTCCTGTGGTTTGTTGGTTTCTGCTTCCTCACCAACCAGTGGGCGGTCACCAACCCGAAGGACGTGCTGGTGGGGGCCGACTCTGCGAGGGCAGCCATCACCTTCAGCTTCTTTTCCATCTTCTCCTGGGTAGGACGGCCAGGGGCCGGTTCTTGGGTAAAGGGTGGTGGAGGGTGGGCTCCCCCACCCACCTGTACCCTGCTGTGCTGCCCCTGCAGGGTGTGCTGGCCTCCCTGGCCTACCAGCGCTACAAGGCTGGCGTGGACGACTTCATCCAGAACTACGTCGACCCCACTCCGGACCCCAACACCGCCTACGCCTCCTACCCAGGTGCATCCGTGGACAACTACCAACAGCCACCCTTCACCCAGAACGCGGAGACCACGGAGGGCTACCAGCCGCCCCCTGTGTACTGAGTGGCAGTTAGGGTGGGAAGGGGGACAGAGAGggccctcccctctgccctggaCTTTCCTGTGA
- the SYNGR2 gene encoding synaptogyrin-2 isoform X3, giving the protein MESGAYGAAKAGGSFDLRRFLTQPQVVARAVCLVFALIVFSCIYGEGYSNAHESKQMYCVFNRNEDACRYGSAIGMLAFLASAFFLVVDAYFPQISNATDRKYLVIGDLLFSGCAGLPGLPALQGWRGRLHPELRRPHSGPQHRLRLLPRCIRGQLPTATLHPERGDHGGLPAAPCVLSGS; this is encoded by the exons ATGGAGAGCGGGGCCTACGGCGCGGCCAAGGCGGGCGGCTCCTTCGACCTGCGGCGCTTCCTGACGCAGCCGCAGGTGGTGGCGCGCGCCGTGTGCTTG GTCTTCGCCTTGATCGTGTTCTCCTGCATCTATGGTGAGGGCTATAGCAACGCCCACGAGTCTAAGCAGATGTACTGCGTGTTCAACCGCAACGAGGATGCCTGCCGCTATGGCAGTGCCATCGGGATGCTGGCCTTCCTGGCCTCGGCCTTCTTCTTGGTGGTCGACGCATATTTCCCCCAGATCAGCAACGCCACCGACCGCAAGTACCTGGTCATTGGTGACCTGCTCTTCTCAG GGTGTGCTGGCCTCCCTGGCCTACCAGCGCTACAAGGCTGGCGTGGACGACTTCATCCAGAACTACGTCGACCCCACTCCGGACCCCAACACCGCCTACGCCTCCTACCCAGGTGCATCCGTGGACAACTACCAACAGCCACCCTTCACCCAGAACGCGGAGACCACGGAGGGCTACCAGCCGCCCCCTGTGTACTGAGTGGCAGTTAG
- the TMC8 gene encoding transmembrane channel-like protein 8 — protein sequence MLLPRSVPSEGAPGVPEPEELWEAEMERLRGSGAPVRGLPYAMMDKRLIWQLREPAGVQTLRWQRWQRRRQTVERRLREAAQRLARGLGLWERALYEIGGLFGTGIRSYFTFLRFLLLLNLLSLLLTASFVLLPLLWLHPSDPGPALNLTLQCPGSRQSQPGILRFHNRLWHVLTGRAFTNTYLFYGAYRVGPESSSVYSIRLAYLLSPLACLLLCFCGTLRRMVKGLPQKTLLGQGYQAPLSAKVFSSWDFCIRVQEAATIKKHELSNEFKVELEEGRRFQLMQQQTRAQRACHLLSYLRVNILIGLLVVGAISAIFWATKYSQDNKEESLFLLLQYLPPGVIALVNFLGPLLFTFLVQLENYPPNTEVNLTLIWCVVLKLASLGMFSLSLGQTILCIGRDKTSCESYGYNACDYQCWENSVGEELYKLSIFNFLLTVAFAFLVTLPRRLLVDRFSGRFWAWLEREEFLVPKNVLDIVAGQTVTWMGLFYCPLLPLLNSIFLFLTFYMKKYTLLKNSRASSRPFRASSSTFFFQLVLLLGLLLAAVPLGYVVSSIHSSWDCGLFTNYSAPWQVVPELVALGLPPIGQRALHYLGSHAFSFPLLIMLSLVLTVCISQTQANARAIHRLRKQLVWQVQEKWHLVEDLSRLLPEPGPSDSPGPKYPASQASRPRSFCPRFPCPGSPGPQAPRPGPSVVDAAGLRSPCPGQHGTPASARRFRFPSGAEL from the exons ATGCTGCTGCCGCGGTCGGTGCCATCGGAGGGGGCGCCTGGGGTGCCGGAGCCGGAGGAgctgtgggaggcagagatggagcGGCTGCGCGGCTCCGGGGCGCCCGTGCGCGGGCTGCCCTATGCCATGATGGACAAGCGCCTCATCTG GCAGCTGCGGGAGCCCGCGGGGGTGCAGACCTTGCGCTGGCAGCGGTGGCAGCGCCGGCGGCAGACGGTGGAAAGGCGCCTGCGGGAGGCAGCGCAGCGGCTGGCCCGGGGCCTTGGGCTCTGGGAGAGGGCGCTCTACGAGATCGGGG GCCTCTTCGGCACAGGAATCCGGTCCTACTTCACCTTCCTCCGCTTCCTGCTGCTACTCAACCTGCTGAGCCTGCTGCTCACCGCAAGCTTCGTGCTGCTGCCCCTGCTCTGGCTCCACCCCTCTGACCCAGGCCCCGCCCTGAACCTGA CCCTCCAGTGCCCTGGTAGCCGCCAGTCCCAGCCTGGCATTTTGAGGTTCCACAATCGACTTTGGCATGTTTTAACTGGCAGG GCCTTCACCAACACCTATCTCTTCTACGGTGCGTACCGAGTGGGGCCCGAGAGCAGCTCCGTGTACAGCATCCGCCTGGCCTACCTCCTCAGCCCACTGGCCTGCCTGCTCCTCTGCTTCTGTGGGACTCTGCGGCG GATGGTGAAGGGGCTGCCGCAGAAGACTCTGCTGGGTCAGGGCTATCAGGCGCCTCTCAGCGCCAAGGTCTTCTCCTCGTGGGACTTCTGCATCCGGGTGCAGGAAGCAGCCACCATCAAGAAGCATGAGCTCAGCAACGAGTTCAAG GTGGAGCTGGAGGAGGGCCGTCGCTTCCAGCTGATGCAGCAGCAGACCCGGGCCCAGAGGGCCTGCCACCTGCTCTCCTACCTGCGGGTCAACATACTCATTGGGCTCCTGGTGGTTGGGGCCATCAGCGCCATCTTCTGGGCTACCAAGTACTCACAGGACAACAAGGAG GAGTCCCTGTTTCTGCTGCTCCAGTACCTGCCCCCTGGGGTCATTGCCCTGGTCAACTTCCTGGGTCCCCTGCTGTTCACATTCCTGGTCCAGCTGGAGAACTACCCTCCCAACACAGAGGTCAACCTCACTCTGATCTG GTGCGTGGTGCTGAAGCTGGCCAGCTTGGGGATGTTCTCCCTCTCCCTGGGTCAGACCATACTGTGCATTGGCAGAGACAAGACCAGCTGTGAGTCCTACGGCTACAACGCTTGTGACTATCAG TGCTGGGAGAACTCCGTGGGGGAGGAGCTGTACAAGCTGAGTATCTTCAACTTCCTTCTCACCGTGGCCTTCGCCTTCCTGGTCACCCTGCCTCGGAG GCTGCTGGTGGATCGGTTCTCAGGCCGGTTCTGGGCCTGGCTGGAACGGGAGGAGTTCCTGGTCCCCAAGAATGTGCTGGACATCGTGGCGGGGCAGACGGTCACCTGGATGGGCCTCTTCTACTGCCCCCTGCTGCCCCTGCTGAATAgcatcttcctcttcctcacctTCTACATGAAGAAG TACACCCTCCTGAAGAACTCCAGGGCGTCTTCGCGGCCCTTCCGCGCCTCCAGCTCCACCTTCTTCTTCCAGCTGGTGCTCCTCCTGGGCCTGCTTCTGGCTGCAGTGCCCCTGGGCTATGTGGTCAGCAG CATCCACTCCTCCTGGGACTGCGGCCTCTTCACCAACTACTCAGCCCCCTGGCAAGTGGTCCCGGAGCTGGTGGCCCTTGGGCTCCCGCCCATTGGCCAGCGTGCCCTCCACTACCTGGGCTCCCACGCCTTCAGCTTCCCTCTCCTCATCATGCTTAG CCTTGTCCTGACGGTGTGCATCTCCCAGACCCAGGCGAATGCCAGGGCCATCCACAGGCTCCGGAAGCAGCTGGTGTGG CAGGTTCAGGAGAAGTGGCACCTGGTGGAGGACCTGTCGCGACTGCTGCCGGAGCCAGGCCCGAGCGACTCTCCGGGCCCCAAGTACCCTGCCTCCCAAGCTTCGCGCCCGCGGTCCTTCTGCCCCAGATTCCCATGCCCTGGCTCCCCGGGCCCCCAGGCCCCGCGGCCGGGCCCCTCCGTCGTGGATGCCGCGGGACTGCGTTCCCCTTGCCCAGGACAGCACGGTACCCCGGCCTCCGCCCGCAGATTCCGCTTCCCCAGCGGCGCGGAGCTGTAA
- the C19H17orf99 gene encoding protein IL-40, giving the protein MGLPGLFCLAVLAASSFSKAQEEEITPVVSIAYKVLEVFPKGRRVLITCHAPQVPPPITYSLCGTKNIKVAKKVVKTHEPASFNLNITLKSSPDLLTYFCRAASTSGAHVDSARLQMYWELWSKPVSELRANFTLRDRGAGPRVEMICQASSGSPPITYSLVGKDGQVHLQQRPHHGQPANFSFLPSQTSDWFQCQAANNVNVQHSALTLVPPGRDQKMEDWQGSLESPMLALPPYRSTHRLSEEEFGGFRIGNGEVRGRKAAAM; this is encoded by the exons ATGGGGCTCCCTGGGCTGTTCTGCTTGGCCGTGCTGG CCGCCAGCAGCTTCTCCAAGGCGCAGGAGGAAG AAATCACCCCTGTGGTCTCCATTGCCTACAAAGTCCTGGAAGTTTTCCCCAAAGGCCGCCGGGTGCTCATAACCTGCCACGCACCCCAGGTACCACCGCCCATCACCTATTCCCTCTGTGGAACCAAGAACATCAAAGTGGCCAAGAAGGTGGTGAAGACCCATGAGCCGGCCTCCTTCAACCTCAACATCACACTCAAGTCCAGTCCAGACCTGCTCACCTACTTCTGCCGGGCGGCCTCCACCTCAGGTGCCCATGTGGACAGTGCCAGGCTGCAGATGTACTGGGAGCTGTGGTCCA AGCCAGTGTCTGAGCTGCGGGCCAACTTCACTCTGCGGGACAGAGGGGCAGGCCCCAGGGTGGAGATGATCTGCCAGGCGTCCTCGGGCAGCCCACCCATCACCTACAGCCTGGTCGGGAAGGATGGGCAGGTCCACCTGCAGCAGAGACCACACCACGGGCAGCCTGCcaacttctccttcctgccgagCCAGACATCGGACTGGTTCCAGTGCCAGGCTGCAAACAACGTCAATGTCCAGCACAGCGCCCTCACACTGGTGCCCCCAG GTCGTGACCAGAAGATGGAGGACTGGCAGGGTTCCCTGGAGAGCCCCATGCTTGCCTTGCCGCCCTACAGGAGCACCCACCGTCTGAGTGAAGAAGAGTTTGGGGGGTTCAGGATAGGGAATGGGGAGGTCAGAGGACGCAAAGCAGCAGCCATGTAG